A region from the Achromobacter seleniivolatilans genome encodes:
- the hisF gene encoding imidazole glycerol phosphate synthase subunit HisF has product MTTSSSTPGAGAPVQSALTRRIIPCLDVTAGRVVKGVNFVNLLDAGDPVEIARRYNEQGADELTFLDITATSDGRDLILPIIEQVASQVFIPLTVGGGVRQVSDIQRLLNAGADKISINSAAVANPELVRAASDYHGSQCVVVAIDARRVSAAGEPPRWEVFTHGGRKATGLDAVAWARRMASYGAGEILLTSMDRDGTKSGFDLELTRTVSDAVPVPVIASGGVGNLQHLADGVTTGRASAVLAASIFHFGQHTVGECKRFMAEQGIAVRLDN; this is encoded by the coding sequence ATGACCACTTCCAGCAGCACCCCCGGGGCCGGCGCGCCCGTTCAGAGCGCGCTGACCCGCCGCATCATTCCTTGCCTGGACGTCACGGCTGGCCGCGTCGTCAAGGGCGTGAACTTCGTCAACCTGCTTGATGCCGGCGACCCCGTCGAAATCGCTCGCCGTTACAACGAGCAGGGCGCAGACGAACTCACGTTCCTGGACATCACTGCCACCAGCGACGGCCGCGACCTGATCCTGCCCATCATCGAGCAGGTGGCCTCGCAGGTCTTCATCCCGCTGACGGTGGGTGGTGGCGTGCGCCAGGTGTCGGACATCCAGCGTCTGCTCAATGCCGGCGCCGACAAGATCAGCATCAACAGCGCCGCCGTAGCCAACCCGGAACTGGTTCGCGCCGCCTCCGACTATCACGGCTCGCAATGCGTGGTCGTGGCGATCGATGCGCGCCGGGTGTCCGCTGCGGGCGAACCCCCGCGCTGGGAAGTCTTCACGCACGGCGGCCGCAAGGCCACCGGGCTGGACGCCGTGGCATGGGCGCGCCGCATGGCCTCTTACGGCGCAGGCGAAATCCTCTTGACCAGCATGGACCGCGACGGCACCAAGTCCGGCTTTGACCTGGAATTGACGCGCACGGTGTCTGACGCCGTGCCGGTGCCCGTCATCGCCTCTGGCGGCGTGGGCAACCTGCAACACTTGGCCGATGGCGTCACCACCGGCCGCGCCAGCGCCGTGCTGGCCGCCAGCATTTTCCACTTCGGGCAGCACACCGTTGGCGAATGCAAACGCTTCATGGCCGAACAGGGCATTGCCGTAAGACTGGA